One Cohnella candidum genomic region harbors:
- the rplC gene encoding 50S ribosomal protein L3 has product MKGILGRKLGMTQVFAADGSVVPVTVIEATPSVVLQKKDAANDGYEAIQLGFADKREKLSNKPEQGHAKKANTAPKRFVREIRGADLNGVEVGQEIKVDIFEEGQFVDVTGISKGKGTAGAIKRWGMSRGPMAHGSKYHRGNGSLATIRDANRVPKGKKMHGRMGAETITVQNLEIVKVDAERNVLLIKGSVPGPKNTYLKIRASVKK; this is encoded by the coding sequence ATGAAAGGAATCTTGGGACGTAAACTCGGCATGACTCAAGTGTTCGCGGCAGACGGTAGCGTAGTGCCGGTCACGGTTATCGAGGCAACGCCGAGCGTCGTACTGCAAAAGAAAGACGCTGCAAACGACGGTTACGAAGCGATCCAACTCGGTTTCGCCGACAAGCGCGAAAAGCTTTCGAACAAACCGGAGCAAGGCCATGCGAAAAAAGCCAACACGGCGCCCAAGCGCTTCGTCCGCGAAATCCGCGGTGCTGACCTGAACGGTGTCGAAGTTGGCCAAGAGATCAAAGTCGACATTTTCGAAGAAGGTCAATTTGTTGACGTAACGGGTATCTCCAAAGGTAAAGGAACGGCTGGCGCGATCAAGCGTTGGGGCATGTCCCGCGGCCCGATGGCGCACGGTTCCAAATACCACCGCGGTAACGGTTCTCTCGCGACGATCCGCGACGCGAACCGCGTACCGAAAGGCAAGAAAATGCACGGCCGTATGGGCGCCGAGACGATCACGGTTCAAAACCTTGAAATCGTGAAAGTCGACGCGGAGCGCAACGTTCTGCTGATCAAAGGCTCCGTACCGGGACCGAAGAACACTTATCTTAAAATTCGCGCATCGGTGAAGAAATAA
- the fusA gene encoding elongation factor G, with amino-acid sequence MAREFSLKNTRNIGIMAHIDAGKTTTTERILFYTGRVHKIGEVHEGAATMDWMEQEQERGITITSAATTAQWKGHRINIIDTPGHVDFTVEVERSLRVLDGAVGVFSAKEGVEPQSETVWRQADRYGVPRIAYVNKMDIIGADFLNVVSDMRERLGANAVAIQLPIGAENDFVGMIDLVEMVAYTYKDDLGKEPVQGEIPADLKSKAEELRAELVERVAELDEELMMKYLEGEEITIPELKTALRKGVVDVKIFPVVCGSSYRNKGVQPMLDAVVDYLPAPIDVPDIKGHLDDGTETTRKSADDQPFSALAFKIMTDPFVGKLTFFRVYSGILNSGSYVVNATKGKRERIGRILQMHANSRQEISEVYAGDIAAAVGLKDTTTGDTLCDEKNPVILESMNFPEPVIQLAVEPKTKADQDKMGIALQKLSEEDPTFRAHTDEETGQTIIAGMGELHLEILVDRMLREFKVETNVGKPQVAYRETFKSPARVEGKFVRQSGGRGQYGHCWVEFEPLEPGTGYIFESKVVGGAIPREYIAPIGAGIEESMKNGVLAGFPLVDVKATVVDGSYHDVDSSEMAFKIAGSMALKAAKDKCNPVLLEPIMKVEVTVPEEYFGDVMGMLSSRRGRIEGTDSRFGAQIIRAKVPLSEMFGYSTTLRSGTQGRGVFSMELSHYEEVPKSISEEIIAKSKGA; translated from the coding sequence ATGGCAAGAGAGTTCTCCTTGAAAAATACGCGTAATATCGGCATCATGGCGCATATTGACGCGGGCAAGACGACCACCACGGAACGGATCCTGTTCTACACCGGACGCGTTCATAAGATCGGCGAAGTGCACGAAGGCGCCGCTACGATGGACTGGATGGAGCAAGAACAAGAACGCGGCATCACGATCACGTCTGCCGCAACGACCGCTCAATGGAAAGGTCATCGCATCAATATTATCGACACACCGGGTCACGTTGACTTTACGGTAGAGGTCGAGCGCTCCCTTCGCGTATTGGACGGAGCCGTAGGCGTATTCAGTGCCAAAGAAGGCGTCGAGCCGCAATCCGAAACGGTATGGCGTCAAGCCGACCGTTACGGCGTACCGCGGATCGCGTACGTAAACAAAATGGACATCATCGGTGCGGACTTCTTGAACGTCGTCAGCGACATGAGAGAACGTCTCGGCGCCAATGCCGTTGCCATCCAATTGCCGATCGGCGCGGAGAACGACTTCGTGGGTATGATCGACCTGGTTGAAATGGTCGCTTACACCTACAAAGACGATCTCGGCAAAGAACCGGTACAAGGCGAAATTCCGGCCGACCTCAAGAGCAAAGCCGAAGAGCTTCGCGCGGAACTCGTGGAGAGAGTCGCCGAGCTTGACGAAGAGCTCATGATGAAGTATCTGGAAGGTGAAGAAATCACCATTCCGGAACTGAAGACGGCTCTTCGCAAAGGCGTCGTGGACGTGAAAATCTTCCCCGTCGTCTGCGGTTCCTCCTACCGCAACAAGGGCGTTCAGCCGATGCTGGATGCCGTTGTCGATTACCTGCCTGCGCCGATTGACGTTCCGGACATTAAAGGACATCTCGACGACGGTACGGAAACGACGCGCAAATCCGCCGACGACCAACCGTTCTCGGCACTTGCGTTCAAAATCATGACCGACCCGTTCGTCGGCAAGCTGACGTTCTTCCGCGTATACTCCGGTATTCTGAATTCCGGTTCTTACGTCGTGAACGCAACGAAAGGCAAGCGCGAGCGCATCGGCCGTATCCTTCAGATGCACGCCAACAGCCGTCAAGAAATCAGCGAAGTTTACGCTGGTGACATCGCGGCTGCGGTCGGCCTGAAAGATACGACGACCGGCGACACGCTGTGCGACGAGAAGAACCCGGTTATCCTCGAATCGATGAACTTCCCGGAGCCGGTTATCCAGCTCGCGGTCGAGCCGAAAACGAAAGCCGACCAAGACAAAATGGGTATCGCGCTCCAGAAGCTCTCCGAGGAAGATCCGACTTTCCGTGCCCACACGGACGAAGAAACCGGACAAACGATCATCGCCGGCATGGGCGAGCTCCATCTGGAGATTCTCGTCGACCGCATGCTTCGTGAGTTCAAGGTCGAAACGAATGTCGGTAAACCGCAGGTTGCTTACCGCGAGACCTTCAAGTCGCCTGCGCGCGTCGAAGGCAAGTTCGTTCGCCAGTCCGGCGGCCGCGGTCAATACGGCCATTGCTGGGTGGAGTTCGAACCTTTGGAACCGGGCACCGGCTACATCTTCGAGAGCAAAGTCGTCGGCGGCGCTATTCCTCGCGAATACATCGCCCCGATCGGCGCAGGTATCGAAGAGTCGATGAAGAACGGCGTTCTCGCGGGCTTCCCGCTGGTTGACGTCAAAGCGACCGTCGTCGACGGTTCGTACCATGACGTCGACTCCTCCGAGATGGCGTTCAAAATCGCCGGCTCCATGGCGCTTAAAGCAGCGAAGGACAAGTGTAACCCCGTCCTGCTCGAGCCGATCATGAAAGTCGAAGTTACCGTTCCGGAAGAGTACTTCGGTGACGTAATGGGCATGCTGAGCTCCCGTCGCGGTCGCATCGAAGGTACGGATTCGCGTTTCGGCGCGCAAATCATCCGTGCTAAGGTGCCGCTGTCCGAGATGTTCGGCTACTCCACGACTCTCCGTTCCGGTACGCAAGGACGCGGTGTCTTCTCGATGGAACTGTCGCACTACGAAGAAGTTCCGAAGTCGATTTCCGAAGAGATTATCGCCAAGTCCAAAGGTGCATAA
- the rpsL gene encoding 30S ribosomal protein S12, protein MPTINQLVRKGRQPKVVKSKSPALQKGFNALKRVETDLSAPQKRGVCTRVGTMTPKKPNSALRKYARVRLTNRVEVTAYIPGIGHNLQEHSVVLIRGGRVKDLPGVRYHIVRGALDTAGVNNRMQARSKYGTKRPKAKKS, encoded by the coding sequence ATGCCAACAATCAACCAGCTCGTTCGTAAAGGTCGTCAACCGAAAGTGGTCAAATCGAAATCTCCGGCACTGCAAAAAGGCTTCAACGCCCTGAAGCGTGTAGAGACCGATCTGAGCGCGCCTCAGAAGCGCGGGGTTTGCACCCGCGTAGGCACGATGACGCCGAAAAAACCGAACTCCGCACTCCGTAAATACGCGCGCGTACGCTTGACGAACCGCGTAGAGGTGACTGCCTACATTCCGGGGATCGGCCACAACCTGCAGGAGCACAGTGTCGTGCTCATTCGCGGTGGCCGCGTTAAAGACCTTCCGGGTGTACGTTACCACATCGTCCGCGGCGCTCTTGACACCGCAGGCGTGAACAACCGGATGCAAGCTCGTTCCAAATACGGCACGAAACGTCCGAAAGCCAAGAAATCCTAA
- the rpsG gene encoding 30S ribosomal protein S7: MPRKGPVPKRDVLPDPIYNSKLVTRLVNRIMIDGKRGVAQQILYNAFNLIQERSGKDPMEVFEAAIKNIMPVLEVKARRVGGANYQVPIEVKPERRTSLGLRWLVNYSRNRGEKTMEERLAAEILDASNNTGAAVKKREDTHKMAEANKAFAHYRW, from the coding sequence ATGCCTCGCAAAGGACCTGTTCCGAAACGGGATGTTCTCCCGGATCCGATTTATAACAGCAAGCTCGTTACCCGTCTGGTCAACCGCATCATGATCGACGGTAAGAGGGGCGTTGCGCAGCAAATTTTGTACAATGCGTTCAACCTGATTCAGGAACGCTCCGGCAAAGATCCGATGGAAGTATTCGAAGCTGCCATCAAAAACATCATGCCGGTACTGGAAGTTAAAGCCCGCCGCGTCGGCGGCGCCAACTACCAAGTTCCGATCGAAGTGAAACCGGAGCGCCGCACGTCGCTCGGACTTCGCTGGCTCGTCAACTACTCCCGCAACCGCGGCGAGAAGACGATGGAAGAACGTTTGGCCGCTGAGATCCTCGACGCTTCCAACAACACGGGAGCGGCAGTTAAGAAGCGCGAAGACACGCACAAAATGGCGGAAGCGAACAAAGCGTTCGCCCACTACCGCTGGTAA
- the rplB gene encoding 50S ribosomal protein L2 produces the protein MPVKKFKPTTPSRRQMTMSTFEEITTSTPEKSLLAPLSKTAGRNNQGKLTVRHHGGGHKRKYRIIDFKRTKDGIPGRVATIEYDPNRTSYIALINYVDGEKAYIIAPKGLKVGDEIMSGPEADIKNGNALPLENIPVGTVIHNIELKPGKGGQLVRAAGTSAQLLGKEEQYVTIRLTSGEIRRVLKQCRATIGTVGNQDHELINIGKAGRNRHLGKRPTVRGVVMNPVDHPHGGGEGRAPIGRKSPMSPWGKPTLGYKTRKKKKASSKYIVRRRSK, from the coding sequence GTGCCAGTCAAAAAGTTTAAACCGACCACGCCGAGCCGTCGTCAAATGACGATGTCCACGTTCGAAGAGATCACCACTTCGACGCCGGAGAAATCGCTGCTCGCGCCGCTGTCCAAAACGGCGGGTCGCAACAACCAAGGTAAACTGACGGTTCGCCACCACGGCGGCGGTCATAAGCGCAAATACCGCATCATCGACTTCAAGCGCACGAAAGACGGCATCCCAGGCCGCGTGGCTACGATCGAATACGATCCGAACCGCACGTCTTACATCGCGCTGATCAACTACGTCGACGGAGAGAAAGCTTACATCATCGCTCCGAAAGGACTCAAAGTCGGCGACGAAATCATGTCCGGCCCCGAAGCCGACATCAAGAACGGTAACGCCCTTCCGCTGGAGAACATCCCGGTCGGTACGGTTATCCACAACATTGAGCTTAAGCCAGGCAAAGGCGGCCAGTTGGTCCGCGCTGCAGGTACTTCCGCTCAGCTGCTCGGTAAAGAAGAGCAATACGTGACGATCCGCCTGACTTCCGGCGAAATCCGCCGCGTATTGAAACAATGCCGCGCAACGATCGGTACGGTCGGCAACCAAGACCACGAGCTGATCAACATCGGTAAAGCAGGACGCAACCGGCACCTGGGCAAACGCCCTACGGTCCGCGGCGTCGTCATGAACCCGGTCGATCACCCGCACGGCGGCGGCGAAGGCCGCGCTCCGATCGGACGGAAATCCCCGATGTCTCCTTGGGGCAAACCGACGCTCGGCTACAAAACCCGCAAAAAGAAAAAAGCTTCGAGCAAATATATTGTTCGTCGCCGCAGCAAGTAA
- a CDS encoding polysaccharide deacetylase family protein, translating to MKRYIALYTIFMLFVLFAIPDRGTAKETKQAFHYRDKAVVLMYHNFGPVENNVTISDKKFRSQLQALRDAGYHFITMNDFLMYKLHGNDLPNNAVLVTIDDGYESAYKVAFPVLKEFGVKASVFVVVRSTDEPLQHQESETHLSWDEMREMKGNGQSFYSHSYGSHVQVPTDGDGTKKPALIGRLYDKDSKKTETDEQYRRRVATDLELADVRLNAELGNKTRLLCFPYGSYDDELLEIGQKEGIQLFFTTRSGINENDGSLLVKRVNAGASGISERDLLRKLSAYDQPRT from the coding sequence TTGAAACGTTACATTGCCCTATATACCATTTTCATGCTGTTCGTTTTATTCGCGATTCCGGATCGCGGCACCGCCAAAGAAACGAAGCAGGCATTCCATTACAGGGACAAAGCCGTCGTTCTCATGTACCATAACTTCGGTCCCGTCGAGAATAACGTGACGATTTCCGATAAAAAGTTCCGGTCACAGCTTCAGGCGCTTCGCGACGCTGGGTACCATTTTATCACGATGAACGACTTCCTGATGTACAAGCTGCACGGGAACGACCTTCCGAATAACGCTGTCCTGGTAACGATCGACGATGGATACGAGAGTGCCTACAAGGTGGCTTTCCCGGTTTTGAAGGAGTTCGGCGTGAAAGCTTCGGTATTCGTGGTCGTGCGTTCGACCGACGAGCCGTTGCAACATCAGGAGAGCGAGACGCACTTGAGTTGGGACGAGATGCGGGAAATGAAGGGGAACGGCCAATCGTTTTACTCGCACTCGTATGGATCGCATGTCCAAGTCCCGACCGACGGCGATGGAACGAAGAAGCCGGCGTTAATTGGTCGATTGTACGATAAAGACAGCAAGAAAACGGAAACGGATGAGCAATACCGCAGGCGCGTGGCGACGGATCTGGAACTCGCCGACGTACGTTTAAACGCGGAGCTTGGCAATAAAACGAGATTGCTATGCTTTCCCTACGGAAGTTACGATGATGAGCTTCTCGAGATCGGCCAAAAGGAAGGCATACAGCTGTTTTTCACGACCCGATCGGGGATCAACGAGAACGACGGAAGCCTTCTGGTGAAGAGGGTAAACGCCGGCGCGTCCGGCATTTCCGAACGGGATCTGCTGAGAAAACTAAGCGCGTATGACCAGCCCCGAACATGA
- the rpsJ gene encoding 30S ribosomal protein S10 — protein MAKQKIRIRLKAYDHRVLDQSAEKIVETAKRTGAGVSGPIPLPTEKQIITILRAVHKYKDSREQFEMRTHKRLIDIVNPTPQTVDALMRLDLPSGVDIEIKL, from the coding sequence ATGGCGAAGCAAAAAATCCGTATCCGCTTGAAAGCCTACGACCACCGCGTGCTGGATCAATCCGCGGAAAAAATCGTAGAGACGGCGAAACGTACCGGTGCTGGTGTATCGGGTCCGATTCCGCTGCCGACCGAAAAGCAGATCATCACGATCCTGCGCGCGGTGCACAAGTATAAGGATTCGCGTGAGCAATTCGAAATGCGCACGCACAAACGCCTGATTGACATCGTCAATCCTACGCCGCAAACGGTAGACGCGCTGATGCGCCTTGACCTGCCGTCCGGCGTCGACATCGAAATCAAGCTGTAA
- the tuf gene encoding elongation factor Tu gives MAKAKFERNKPHVNIGTIGHVDHGKTTLTAAITTVLSKKYGGAAVAFDQIDKAPEERERGITISTAHVEYETPNRHYAHVDCPGHADYVKNMITGAAQMDGAILVVSAADGPMPQTREHILLSRQVGVPYIVVFLNKCDMVEDEELLELVEMEVRDLLNEYEFPGDDTPIIRGAAREALQNPEGPWADKIVELFEQVDSYIPTPERATDKPFLMPVEDVFTITGRGTVATGRVERGIVKVGDEVEIVGLQEETRKTVVTGVEMFRKLLDQAQAGDNIGALLRGVDRKDIERGQVIVKPGSVKPHTEFTAQIYVLTSAEGGRHKPFFTGYRPQFYFRTTDVTGIINLPEGTEMVMPGDNITVTVSLISPIAIEEGTRFAIREGGRTVGAGAVASIQK, from the coding sequence ATGGCAAAGGCAAAGTTTGAACGTAACAAACCGCACGTTAACATCGGTACGATCGGTCACGTTGACCATGGTAAAACGACCCTGACGGCTGCCATCACGACCGTTCTTTCCAAAAAGTACGGCGGCGCTGCAGTAGCGTTCGACCAAATCGACAAAGCTCCGGAAGAGCGCGAGCGCGGAATCACGATCTCCACCGCTCACGTTGAGTATGAAACTCCGAACCGCCACTATGCTCACGTTGACTGCCCTGGACACGCCGACTATGTTAAAAACATGATCACCGGCGCTGCTCAAATGGACGGAGCCATCCTGGTCGTTTCCGCTGCTGACGGCCCGATGCCGCAAACGCGCGAGCACATCCTGCTCTCCCGCCAAGTAGGCGTTCCTTACATCGTCGTATTCCTGAACAAATGCGACATGGTTGAAGACGAAGAGCTGCTTGAACTGGTTGAAATGGAAGTACGCGACCTGCTGAACGAGTACGAGTTCCCGGGCGACGACACTCCGATCATCCGCGGCGCTGCTCGTGAAGCTCTGCAAAACCCGGAAGGTCCTTGGGCCGACAAAATCGTTGAGCTGTTCGAGCAAGTCGACAGCTACATCCCGACGCCTGAGCGCGCTACCGACAAGCCTTTCCTGATGCCTGTCGAGGACGTGTTCACGATCACGGGCCGCGGTACGGTTGCTACGGGACGCGTTGAGCGCGGTATCGTTAAAGTAGGCGACGAGGTTGAAATCGTCGGTCTGCAAGAAGAAACCCGCAAAACGGTTGTTACGGGCGTTGAAATGTTCCGCAAGCTGCTTGACCAAGCGCAAGCCGGCGACAACATCGGCGCATTGCTCCGCGGTGTTGACCGCAAAGACATCGAGCGCGGTCAAGTTATCGTTAAACCGGGTTCGGTTAAGCCGCACACCGAGTTCACTGCTCAAATCTACGTTCTGACCTCTGCTGAAGGCGGCCGTCACAAGCCTTTCTTCACGGGCTACCGTCCGCAGTTCTACTTCCGGACGACGGACGTAACGGGCATCATCAACCTGCCGGAAGGCACGGAAATGGTTATGCCGGGCGATAACATCACGGTTACCGTTTCCCTGATCTCGCCGATCGCTATCGAAGAAGGCACGCGCTTCGCTATCCGCGAAGGCGGCCGTACGGTTGGCGCTGGCGCGGTTGCTTCCATCCAGAAGTAA
- a CDS encoding ribosomal L7Ae/L30e/S12e/Gadd45 family protein, whose amino-acid sequence MTAGDNVSRTEMNVVIGTKQTMKAVELGRAYEVFVAQDADPRMVSKIIQLCEQRNVKLTLVDTMRNLGKTCGIEVGAAMAAAVEE is encoded by the coding sequence ATGACAGCGGGCGACAACGTTTCAAGGACGGAAATGAACGTCGTTATCGGCACGAAGCAGACGATGAAGGCGGTCGAGCTCGGAAGGGCGTATGAAGTCTTCGTCGCGCAAGATGCAGATCCGCGCATGGTTTCGAAGATCATCCAACTGTGCGAGCAGCGGAACGTAAAGCTGACGCTCGTGGACACGATGCGGAACCTGGGCAAAACATGCGGCATAGAAGTGGGCGCGGCGATGGCCGCGGCCGTTGAGGAATAA
- the rplD gene encoding 50S ribosomal protein L4, with translation MPKVSVYNVEGSQVGEIELADGIFGIEPNTHVLHSAVVLQQASVRQGTHKVKGRSEVSGGGRKPWKQKGTGRARQGSIRSPQWKGGGIVFGPTPRSYGFKLPRKVRRLAIKSALSSKVAGNGIIVLDQLTLSQPKTKDFAKILNNLKVGRKALVVTADFDNNVALSARNIPGVKFVAADGINVLDVMVHDQLIITKDAVAKVEEVFA, from the coding sequence ATGCCTAAAGTGTCTGTATACAACGTGGAAGGCAGCCAAGTCGGCGAAATCGAACTGGCTGACGGTATCTTCGGCATCGAGCCGAACACCCACGTCCTGCACAGCGCAGTCGTGCTTCAGCAAGCTTCCGTTCGCCAAGGCACGCACAAAGTCAAAGGACGTTCCGAAGTGAGCGGCGGCGGCCGCAAACCGTGGAAACAGAAAGGCACCGGCCGCGCCCGTCAAGGCTCGATCCGTTCGCCTCAATGGAAAGGCGGCGGTATCGTCTTCGGACCGACCCCGCGCAGCTACGGCTTCAAATTGCCCCGCAAAGTTCGCCGTTTGGCGATCAAATCCGCTCTGTCCAGCAAAGTGGCAGGCAACGGAATTATCGTTCTCGATCAGCTGACCCTGAGCCAGCCGAAGACGAAGGATTTCGCGAAAATTTTGAACAACCTCAAGGTTGGCCGCAAGGCGCTCGTCGTCACCGCCGACTTTGACAACAACGTGGCTCTGTCCGCACGCAACATTCCGGGCGTCAAATTCGTCGCCGCAGACGGAATCAACGTGCTTGACGTGATGGTTCATGATCAACTGATCATCACGAAGGACGCGGTCGCCAAGGTAGAGGAGGTGTTCGCGTAA
- the rplW gene encoding 50S ribosomal protein L23, producing the protein MKNPRDVIKRPVITERTSEFIDQLKYVFEVDLKANKTEIKQAVEQIFKVKVASVNTLRMPAKPKRYGRHSGYTSEWKKAIVQLAEGSKPLEFFEASV; encoded by the coding sequence ATGAAAAACCCCCGTGATGTGATCAAGCGGCCGGTCATTACCGAACGCACCAGCGAGTTCATCGACCAGCTGAAATACGTGTTCGAAGTTGACCTCAAGGCCAACAAGACCGAAATCAAGCAAGCCGTCGAGCAGATCTTCAAAGTGAAGGTCGCCAGCGTCAATACGCTGCGCATGCCGGCTAAGCCGAAGCGTTATGGCCGCCACAGCGGTTATACGTCGGAATGGAAAAAAGCGATCGTTCAGCTCGCAGAAGGCAGCAAGCCGCTCGAGTTCTTCGAAGCTTCCGTATAA